The Apium graveolens cultivar Ventura chromosome 10, ASM990537v1, whole genome shotgun sequence nucleotide sequence TTCTGCATTAAAAGCAACATCGTTGGCAAATAATTTGATAAAGCCCTCCACATAAAATTTAAAACCTTTGGAGGTGCTTTGATACGCCATGTTTTCCTCCACGTGCTATTCTGGTCCTCTTATCTCCATAAACGCTTTTGCTTCTGGATAAGCCTGTCTGCACTTCTAACCGAATAATGTCCTAACACTTCCATTCCCCAATACACTTCATCCTCTACATTATTTTCGACCAGATATATTCTCCTGATGCATTGCTGATCTCGTACATTGAACAGATTATGCAAAATATCCTCATCCCAACCCCTGTGATCCATAGCCATTAGAGCACTCACCTTAACATTCTCAATACCTTGGACTGAAGAAGTAATAAACGGGTTTTGCTCGTCCAATAACCATGGCTGGCCAACAATATTGACTGAATTTCCTGAACCAATTTTCCATCGCATGCCTGCTGCAATTACATGTTTGGCTTCCCAAATGCTCCTCCAAACAAAACTTGGATTGGTACCCACTTGTGCATCCATAAACGAAACATCAGGGAAATATCTCGCCTTGAAATCTTACTGACCAAGCTGTGAGGGTTTTTAATGAAACGCCAACCCTGTTTACCAAGCATTGCAATATTGAAATCACGAAAGTCTCTAAACCCCATCCCCCCACACGCTTTATGTCTGATCAAGCGATCCCAACTCATCCAATGTATGCTCTTGCTAGCAGTTTTTTTTTGTGTTCCACTAGAATTTAGATATACAGCGTTCCACATCTTTGGTTATCTCTAAAGGCAAAAGGAATACGCTCATGGCGTATGTAGGCAAAGACTGAATGACTGACTTAACCAGAACCTCCTTTCCACCCTGATTGATAAGCTTACCATCCCAGCTTTTCGTTCTTCTCCTTACTTTGTCCTTCAAAAAACCCAACGTTGCCACCTTGCTTCTTTTCATCATATCAGGCAAACCCAAATACATACAATCCTCTGAAGCTTCTTCAATTTGTAAAGTATTGCAAAGATGTTGTCTCACATCTGCCCTTGTATTAGTACTGAAGAAAACCGATGATTTAGCTAAGTTCACCTTCTGCCCTGAAGCACGCTCAAACCTTGCCAAAATTTCCATCATTGTCTATACTTCACTATCCCCAGCTTTACAGTAAAAGTACGAATCATCAGCAAACAACATATGATTTATACTTGGAGCACGCTTGCATACCTTCACCCCTTGAATTAATTTACGACTTTTAAAGCTATGTAGCATAGCTGAGAGTCCTTCTGCACAGAGAATAAATAAATAAGGAGACAAGGGGTCTCCTTGGCGTAGACCCCTGCTTGGATTAATCGGACCAATTTCTCTTTTAGCATGAACAATTTTGTATGAGACTGATTTAACACACTGCATTAGTAAGTGAACCCACCATGCGTCGAATCCCGTCTTTAGCATTATAGCTTGAAGGTAACTCCATTCTATACGGTCATAAGCTTTGCTCATGTCGAGCTTCAAAGCCATATATGCATCTTTTCCCCTTCTCTTTCTTTTGAGCGTATGCATAACTTCGTAAGCTATGAGCACGTTATCAGAAATCAGCCTTCCCGACATAAAAGCACTTTGATTTTCGGATATTACCTTATCAAGCATCAATTTTAATCTATTTGCAGCCACTTTAGTAATAATCTTTACTAGCACATTGCATAAAGAGATTGGACGAAGATCCGTTACCATAACAGGACATTTTTTCTTTGGAATGAGGACGATGTTGGTTTCATTGAGCTCCTCCATAAGCCTGCCAGTACTGAAGAAGCTACGCACCATCTCCACAACATCCTTCCCTACGATTTTCCAGTGTTTTTGGTAAAACCCCGGGGTCATACCATCAGGACCCGGGGCTTTGTCTGGATTCATTTGGAAAAGAGCCTCCTTTACCTCCTCTGTTGTAATCGAGCATAGCAGTCTATCATTTTGCTCCCTCGTAATGGAGGTTGGAACGTAACTAATAACCTCCTTCCAATCAACTTGGGAGGCTGTGAATAAACTCGTAAAATACCCCGACACCAATTCTGCCAGACCATTTTCCCATTCAAACCATTGTCCCTCATCATTTTTCAGCTTATTAATCTGATTATTCCTCCTTCGACTTGAAGCAAAAGAGTGAAAGTATTTACTATTCTGGTCACCAGCCTGCAACCACAGTTGTTTAGATCGTTGGCGCCAAAATATTTCTCTCTGATTTAAAACTTTTGTGAGCTCATTCTTTGCTTCCCTGTACCTCCATTTTGAATCTTCATCTCTGCCTCCTCTATACTGCCCTATCTCTGCCTTACACCTCTTGATTCTTTCGCCAAGGTTACCAGTAATTTCTCTACCCCAAATGACCAAATTACGGCTGCAATTTTTAACTTTCTGAATTACACTGACTTCAGTTTCACTGCTCCAGCCATCCTGAACTATCACTTCACACATGGGTTCTAACATCCacctattttcaaatttaaaatgaTAAGGAGCTTTCACTTTTGAGATAACTTGAGGGACCAGCAAAATAGGACTATGATCGCTAGTGGTACCTTCTAGATTATATAATTTCGCCATCGGAAACATATTAAGCCATACCTCAGTCGTCAAAGCTTTGTCCAGTCTCACCTCCATCCAATCATCAGTGTCTCTACCCCTTTCCCATGTGTATTGATGGCCCATAAGCTCCATATCTATCAGCTCGGCATCCTGTAAAGCCTCATTAAAA carries:
- the LOC141690532 gene encoding uncharacterized protein LOC141690532; this encodes MEILARFERASGQKVNLAKSSVFFSTNTRADVRQHLCNTLQIEEASEDCMYLGLPDMMKRSKVATLGFLKDKVRRRTKSWDGKLINQGGKEVLVKSVIQSLPTYAMSVFLLPLEITKDVERWLAFH